One genomic window of Rhinolophus ferrumequinum isolate MPI-CBG mRhiFer1 chromosome 23, mRhiFer1_v1.p, whole genome shotgun sequence includes the following:
- the NCOA6 gene encoding nuclear receptor coactivator 6 isoform X3, with translation MVLDDLPNLEDIYTSLCSSTVEDSEMDFDSGLEDDDTKSDSILEDSTIFVAFKGNIDDKDFKWKLDTILENVPNLLHMESSKLKVQKVEPWNSVRVTFNIPREAAERLRILAQSNNQQLRDLGILSVQIEGEGAINLALAQNRSQDVRLNGPMGAGNSVRMEAGFPMAGGPGLIRMTSPATVMIPEGGNVSSSMMAQGPNSELQPRTPRPASQSDAMDPLLSGLHIQQQSHPSGSLAPPHHPMQPVPVNRQMNPANFPQLQQQHQQQQQQQQQLQARPPQQHQQQQPQGIRPQFTAPTQVPVPPGWNQLPSGALQPPPAQASLGTMTANQGWKKAPLPGPMQQQLQARPSLATVQTPSHPPPPYPFGSQQASQAHTNFPQMSNPGQFTAPQMKSLQGGPSRVPTPLQQPHLTNKSPASSPSSFQQGSPASSPTVNQTQQQMGPRPPQNNPLPQGFQQPVSSPGRNPMVQQGNGPPNFMVMQQQPPNQGPQSLHPGLGAGQANPNFMQGQVPSTTTATPGNSGAPQLQANQNVQHAGGQGAGPPQNQMQVSHGPPNMMQTSLMGIHGNMNNQQAGSSGVPQVNLGNMQGQPQQGPPSQLMSMHQQIVPSQGQMVQQQGSLNPQNPMILSRAPLMPQGQMMVNPQSQNLGPSPQRMTPPKQMLPQQGPQMMAPHNQMIGPQGQVLLQQNPMIEQIMTNQMQGNKQQFNTQNQSSVMPGPAQIMRGPTPNMQGNMVQFTGQMSGQLLPQQGPVNNSPSQVMGIQGQVLRTPGPNPHMAQQHGDPATTANNDVSLSQMMPDVSMQQTNMVPPHVQAMQGNSAAGNHFSGHGMPFNAPFSGAPNGNQMSCGQNPGFPVNKDVTLTSPLLVNLLQSDISAGHFGVNNKQNNTNANKPKKKKPPRKKKNSQQDINTPDTRPAGLEEADQQPLPGDQGINLDNSGPKLPEFSSRPPGYPSQPVEQRPLQQMPPQLMQHVAPPPQPAQQQPQPQLPPPQQQQPPPPPTQPQSQQQQQQQQQQQQQMMMMLMMQQDPKSVRLPVSQNAHPPRGPLNPDSQRMPMQQSGSMPVMVSLQGPASVPPSPDKQRMPMPVNTPLGSNSRKMVYQENPQNPASSPLGEMSSLPEASSSEVPSVSGGPNNMPSHLVVSQNQLMMTGPKPGPSPLSVTQGAAPQQPPINSLPSSHGHHFPNVAAPTQTSRPKTPNRASPRPYYPQTPNNRPPSTEPSEISLSPERLNASIAGLFPPQINIPLPPRPNLNRGFDQQGLNPTTLKAIGQAPSNLTMNNPSNFAAPQTHKLDSVVVNSGKQSNSGTTKRASPSNSRRSSPGSSRKTTPSPGRQNAKAPKLTLASQPNATLLQNVELPRNVLVSPTPLANPPVPGSFPNNSGLNPQTPAMPVAAVGGVLEDNKESVNVPQDSDCQNSQGRKEQANVELKAGPAQEVKTVVSEDQSKKDGQPLDPNKLPSVEENKSLVSPAMREAPTSLSQLLDNSGAPNVTIKPPGLTDVEVTPPVVSGEDLKKASVIPTLQDPSSSKEPSNSLNLPHSNEPCSTLVHPELSEVSSNVAPSIPPVISRPVSSSSISTPLPPNQITVFVTSNPITTSANTSAAALPTHLQSALMSTVVTMPNVGSKVMVSEGQSAAQSNARPQFITPVFINSSSIIQVMKGSQPSTIPAAPLTTNSGLMPPSVAVVGPLHIPQNIKFSAPVPPNAPSSSPAPNIQTGRPLVLNSRATPVQLPSPPCTTPVVPPHPPVQQVKELNPDEASPQVSTSADQNTLPSSQSTAMVSPLLTNSPGSSVNRRSPVSSSKGKGKVDKIGQILLTKACKKVTGSLEKGEEQYGADGETEGHGLETTAPGLVGTEQLPTELDSKTPTPPAPTLLKMTSSPVGSGSTSAGPNLPGGTLPTSVRSIVTTLVPSELISAAPTTKNNHVGLASEPLAGGLMEEKVGSHPELLPSIAPSQSLVPKETPATALQGSVTRPELEANAAIVSGQSSEPKEIIEKSKTPSRRNSRTEEPAVASESVENGHRKRSSRPASASSSTKDITSVVQSKRRKSK, from the exons gattAATAAGAATGACCAGCCCTGCCACTGTTATGATACCCGAGGGTGGAAATGTGTCATCTTCCATGATGGCACAAGGCCCCAATTCAGAGCTACAGCCCAGAACTCCTCGTCCTGCTTCTCAGTCAG ATGCAATGGATCCACTCCTCTCTGGGCTCCATATACAGCAACAAAGTCATCCCTCAGGATCTTTAGCTCCCCCACACCACCCAATGCAGCCTGTCCCTGTGAATAGACAAATGAACCCCGCTAATTTTccccagctgcagcagcagcatcaacagcagcagcagcagcagcaacagttGCAGGCAAGACCCCCACAGCAACATCAGCAGCAACAGCCACAGGGAATTCGACCCCAGTTTACTGCCCCAACTCAGGTGCCTGTTCCTCCAGGCTGGAACCAGCTGCCTTCCGGAGCCCTTCAGCCTCCTCCAGCCCAGGCTTCTCTGGGCACAATGACTGCAAACCAAGGGTGGAAGAAGGCTCCCTTGCCTGGCCCAATGCAACAGCAACTCCAGGCAAGACCATCCTTAGCCACGGTACAGAcaccttcccaccctccccctccaTATCCCTTTGGCAGCCAGCAAGCCTCACAAGCCCATACAAACTTTCCTCAGATGAGCAACCCAGGCCAGTTCACAGCTCCTCAGATGAAGAGCTTGCAGGGAGGGCCCTCCAGGGTTCCAACCCCCCTGCAGCAGCCCCACCTCACCAACAAGTCTCCTgcctcctcaccctcctccttCCAGCAGGGATCCCCTGCATCTTCCCCAACGGTTAACCAAACTCAGCAGCAGATGGGACCAAGGCCACCTCAAAATAACCCACTTCCCCAGGGATTTCAGCAGCCCGTCAGCTCTCCAGGTCGGAATCCTATGGTTCAACAGGGAAACGGGCCACCTAACTTCATGGTGATGCAGCAGCAACCACCAAACCAGGGGCCACAGAGTTTACATCCAGGCCTAGGAG CAGGACAGGCCAATCCGAACTTTATGCAAGGTCAGGTGCCTTCGACCACAACCGCCACCCCTGGGAATTCAGGAGCCCCTCAGCTGCAAGCAAATCAAAATGTCCAGCATGCAG gtgGTCAAGGAGCTGGTCCTCCTCAAAACCAGATGCAGGTGTCCCACGGGCCACCAAATATGATGCAGACCAGCCTCATGGGAATTCATGGCAACATGAACAACCAGCAGGCTGGTAGTTCTGGGGTTCCTCAGGTGAACCTGGGCAACATGCAAGGCCAGCCCCAGCAGGGCCCGCCGTCTCAGCTGATGAGCATGCACCAGCAGATCGTGCCCTCCCAGGGTCAGATGGTCCAGCAACAAGGAAGCTTGAACCCTCAGAACCCTATGATCCTTTCAAGGGCCCCACTTATGCCACAGGGCCAGATGATGGTGAACCCTCAGAGCCAAAATCTTGGGCCCTCGCCCCAAAGGATGACCCCACCCAAGCAGATGCTTCCCCAGCAGGGCCCACAAATGATGGCGCCGCATAACCAGATGATCGGGCCTCAGGGGCAAGTTTTGCTCCAGCAGAACCCAATGATAGAGCAAATCATGACCAATCAGATGCAGGGGAATAAGCAACAGTTTAACACTCAGAACCAATCCAGTGTCATGCCGGGACCAGCACAGATAATGAGGGGACCAACTCCAAACATGCAAGGAAACATGGTGCAGTTTACGGGACAGATGTCAGGACAGTTGCTGCCCCAGCAAGGGCCTGTGAACAATAGTCCTTCTCAAGTTATGGGGATTCAGGGGCAGGTCTTGCGGACACCAGGGCCCAACCCACACATGGCCCAGCAGCATGGTGATCCTGCTACTACAGCAAATAACGATGTCAGCTTGTCTCAAATGATGCCTGATGTTAGCATGCAACAAACCAACATGGTCCCCCCCCACGTGCAGGCCATGCAGGGAAACAGTGCCGCGGGAAACCACTTCTCAGGCCATGGGATGCCTTTCAATGCACCTTTCAGTGGAGCACCCAATGGAAATCAGATGTCCTGTGGTCAGAATCCAGGCTTTCCGGTCAATAAGGATGTCACACTAACAAGCCCGTTGTTGGTCAACTTACTGCAGAGTGACATCTCTGCAGGCCATTTTGGGGtaaacaataagcaaaataatacCAACGCAAATAAACCGAAGAAGAAGAAACCTCCTCggaagaagaaaaatagtcaGCAAGATATAAA CACCCCAGATACTCGTCCAGCTGGTTTGGAGGAGGCCGATCAGCAGCCACTGCCTGGAGATCAAGGAATTAACTTGGACAACTCAGGCCCTAAACTGCCAGAATTTTCAAGCCGACCACCAG GTTATCCTTCTCAACCAGTTGAACAGAGGCCACTTCAGCAGATGCCTCCTCAGCTCATGCAGCATGTGGCACCCCCACCACAGCCAgcacagcagcagccacagccacAATTGCCACCGCCACAACAGCAGCAGCCGCCGCCACCTCCCACTCAGCCGCAgtcgcagcagcagcagcagcagcagcagcagcagcagcagcagatgaTGATGATGCTGATGATGCAGCAGGACCCCAAATCAGTTAGGCTGCCAGTCTCCCAAAATGCCCATCCCCCGAGAGGCCCCCTGAACCCGGATTCCCAGAGAATGCCCATGCAACAGAGTGGCAGTATGCCTGTCATGGTCAGTTTGCAAGGACCTGCCTCTGTGCCACCGTCACCTGATAAACAGAGGATGCCAATGCCTGTGAATACGCCTTTGGGAAGCAATTCAAGGAAAATGGTATACCAGGAAAACCCGCAAAATCCTGCCAGCTCACCCCTGGGAGAGATGTCTTCACTCCCTGAAGCGAGCAGCAGTGAAGTACCATCTGTCTCAGGAGGCCCAAATAACATGCCTTCACATTTAGTAGTTTCCCAGAATCAGTTGATGATGACAGGGCCCAAACCTGGACCATCACCCCTTTCGGTAACTCAAGGTGCAGCTCCGCAGCAGCCCCCTATAAATTCCCTGCCCAGCTCTCATGGCCACCATTTTCCGAATGTGGCTGCTCCAACCCAAACATCTAGGCCTAAAACACCAAACAGAGCCAGCCCCAGACCCTATTATCCGCAGACACCCAACAACCGCCCTCCCAGCACAGAACCTTCAGAAATCAGTCTATCACCAGAAAGACTCAATGCCTCCATAGCAGGACTCTTCCCCCCACAGATTAATATTCCTTTACCTCCTAGGCCAAATTTAAACAGGGGCTTTGATCAACAGGGCCTAAATCCAACAACTCTGAAGGCCATCGGGCAAGCACCTTCAAATCTGACCATGAATAATCCTTCCAATTTTGCTGCCCCACAAACTCACAAATTAGACTCTGTGGTGGTGAATTCTGGAAAGCAGTCTAATTCTGGAACAACAAAACGGGCAAGTCCAAGCAACAGTCGCAGGTCTAGTCCTGGGTCCAGTAGGAAAACCACCCCAAGTCCTGGGAGGCAAAATGCAAAAGCCCCTAAACTTACTCTGGCCTCTCAACCAAATGCAACCCTGTTGCAGAACGTGGAGTTGCCAAGAAATGTATTGGTTAGTCCCACTCCTTTGGCCAATCCCCCCGTACCCGGGAGCTTTCCTAACAACAGCGGGCTGAATCCTCAGACTCCTGCCATGCCTGTTGCTGCTGTGGGGGGCGTTCTTGAGGATAACAAGGAGAGCGTGAATGTGCCTCAAGACAGCGACTGCCAGAACTCCCAGGGTAGGAAGGAGCAGGCTAATGTTGAGTTAAAAGCAGGACCTGCCCAAGAAGTTAAAACGGTTGTCTCTGAAGATCAATCCAAAAAAGATGGGCAACCTTTGGATCCTAACAAACTTCCCAGTGTCGAAGAGAACAAAAGTTTGGTGTCTCCTGCTATGAGGGAAGCACCAACATCGTTAAGTCAACTTCTCGACAATTCTGGAGCTCCTAATGTGACCATTAAACCCCCTGGGCTTACAGATGTGGAAGTAACACCTCCAGTAGTTTCTGGGGAGGACCTGAAAAAAGCATCTGTCATTCCCACACTGCAGGATCCGTCTTCTTCTAAAGAACCCTCTAACTCTCTAAATTTACCTCACAGTAATGAGCCGTGTTCAACCCTTGTGCATCCAGAATTGAGTGAGGTCAGTTCTAATGTTGCACCAAGCATCCCTCCAGTAATCTCAAGACCTGTCAGCTCTTCCTCCATTTCCACTCCCTTGCCCCCAAATCAGATAACTGTTTTTGTAACTTCGAATCCCATCACAACTTCAGCTAACACATCAGCAGCAGCTCTGCCAACTCACCTGCAGTCTGCATTAATGTCAACAGTCGTCACAATGCCCAATGTGGGTAGCAAGGTTATGGTTTCTGAGGGACAGTCAGCTGCGCAGTCGAATGCCCGGCCTCAGTTCATTACACCTGTCTTTATCAATTCATCCTCAATCATTCAGGTTATGAAAGGCTCGCAGCCAAGCACAATTCCTGCAGCCCCACTGACAACCAACTCGGGCTTGATGCCCCCCTCCGTTGCAGTCGTTGGCCCTTTACACATACCTCAGAACATAAAATTCTCTGCTCCTGTACCGCCTAATGCCCCTTCCAGTAGTCCTGCTCCAAACATACAGACAGGGCGACCCTTGGTCCTTAACTCACGGGCCACCCCTGTTCAGCTGCCTTCCCCGCCTTGTACAACTCCAGTTGTCCCTCCCCATCCCCCTGTCCAGCAAGTAAAAGAATTAAATCCAGATGAGGCTAGTCCTCAGGTGAGCACCTCAGCAGATCAGAACACTCTGCCCTCTTCACAGTCAACTGCAATGGTTTCTCCCCTTTTGACCAACAGTCCAGGCTCCTCTGTCAACCGGCGAAGCCCAGTTTCATCTAGTAAGGGCAAAGGAAAAGTGGACAAAATCGGCCAGATTTTACTGACCAAGGCTTGTAAGAAAGTTACAGGCTCTCTCGAGAAAGGGGAAGAGCAATATGGTGCAGATGGAGAGACTGAAGGCCACGGGCTAGAGACCACAGCTCCAGGGCTCGTGGGAACAGAGCAGTTACCCACAGAGCTGGACAGTAAAACCCCAACACCCCCAGCACCCACTCTGCTAAAAATGACCTCTAGCCCCGTGGGCTCGGGCTCCACCTCAGCAGGACCCAACTTACCTGGCGGTACTCTCCCCACCAGTGTACGCTCGATTGTAACCACTCTGGTACCCTCTGAGCTCATCTCCGCGGCGCCGACCACAAAAAACAATCATGTTGGCCTAGCATCTGAGCCCCTTGCAGGTGGCCTAATGGAGGAGAAGGTGGGATCCCACCCAGAGCTTCTGCCCAGCATAG cTCCTTCACAGAGTTTAGTCCCAAAGGAAACTCCAGCCACGGCACTGCAGGGGTCTGTTACCAGACCAG AACTCGAGGCAAATGCTGCCATAGTCTCTGGGCAAAG CAGTGAGCCCAAAGAGATCATTGAAAAGTCCAAAACTCCAAGCCGGAGAAACTCCCGAACTGAAGAGCCGGCTGTGGCTTCTGAAAGTGTGGAAAACGGACATCGGAAGCGATCCTCTCGGCCTGCTTCAGCCTCCAGCTCTACTAAAG ACATAACCAGTGTGGTGCAATCCAAGCGAAGAAAATCCAAGTAA